The Peromyscus leucopus breed LL Stock chromosome 4, UCI_PerLeu_2.1, whole genome shotgun sequence genome segment TACTTTGaaacgatgtgtgtgtgtgaaacttctggaataaagaaggaaagtggGGGCTGTGGATCTACAGTGATGGAGCTCATCTGCTTCTTCCTGTCACttggagtggaggtggggggcgGTTAAACTTAACTCCCTGGTGTCAATGAACTGGCCATTAAAATGCAGTCTGAAGCGTACAGCTCTGGGGCAAACCACTTGCTTTGCGTACTCGAGGCCTGGGTTCGAACCCCagacctcccaaataaatcacagccTGAGGCGACGGGGACCAGGAACTGCTCCAGGACCCTAGCCATAAGCACCCTCCACCCCAACTTCGGCCTCTGGCGTGAGCACCCTGAACCAGCGGGAAGCtaaggcagcagcagcacaggccgTACCGGGACCCTGCACACGCAGCTTCTTGGCTTCGGTCTCCAGCTCCTGAGGACTTCTGCGGCTTTTGCTCTTGAGGCGCACCCCAACGCCGGGGGGCTTCTGGGTTTCTGGGCATTTCTTGGGAGCCATGGCGTACTCCGTGAGGAGCTATCAAGCCCACTGGCAAAATTACGAAGCGAGGACTAAAAAGCCTCcgaggaaagaacaggaagagacTACGTACGAAGCAGCGCCGACGCAGGTAGCCCGGCTAAGGTAACTTCGCGCCAAACGCTCCTAGGGCAGCTTCACTTTTAGCCTCGCCCCGCCTCCTCAGGACCGCCCCGCCCCTCGGAACCGCCCCGCCCCCTCGGGACGGCTACTCCGgggcccgccccgcccccggaaCTGCCCCGCCCCCTCGAGCCCACTCCGCCCCTAGCGGCCCCGCCTCTTCCGGGGAGGCGGGGCACGTGGGGTAACCAGTGGAGCCGGCTGGGAGCGCTTGTTTAACTCCCTAAGAACTGGAATGTCTATGTGTTGTGCCCGATAAAACTAGATTGTTTATATCCTAAGAAGAGTAAAGATCCAgcccggggggtggggtggtggggtggattttaatcccagcactcgggagacaaaggcgagtggatctctgagttccaggccaatttggtctacaaagtgagttctaggatagccagggcaacacagagaaactctgtctgaacaaaacaaacaaaaagatcgaAGTGTCTAAAAATGTGGAAATAGCCAAATACCTCTCCGTTTTGGTCACTAAGAATAGATGCCTCTGCTTAGCCAACCACAGCGTTCGCTTGTTTCCTGTCACTTTACAGATGTATTTTACCTCGTAGATGCGGTAAGGAAGGACAGGGGGTGGCGTGTGTCAGCTCTGTGATTCCCAGGATtgcggaggctgaggcagaagagttAGCCTGGACCACATTGTAACAGGGGTCAGATGAGAGGGAGAAAACCTGGTGTGCTATGGTAACTGTAGTTTACTGTCACATGCAGTAATTTCAAAAAAGTAGaaagtgttatgcccagattgccgGGACcaccaaaagaccaccacagagaccgaatcccgcatgtaaaagcaaagagcctttatttcaagctccagagcttggtccctctgtcccacacagcagtgagagcagagagccctgagctctggtggggcagagtttttatcatagcagaggttggggtgaggggatttccagggtccaggaccctgcttggctgacaattgtctaggagtatctgtaaaacaaaaataggtgtgtgctagactcaaagacatctggccaccttatctaatggttggaatgtttgggatgtcaggtacttcctcaccgcTGAGTAGATctctgggtggtatcagcttaagacttttcctggatctgggtgctGCCTGTCaggaagcctgtcacagaagctatgtctaggcccctaagcctgtcatggctgctgtgtggtcaagctattttggggccccttcacagaAAGCTTTTGAGTGTTTTCACCATAAATGATATATGAGGAGATATGTTTAACCTAATTTAAATAGtacactgtgtgtatatgtatgtcaaATATGTACTCCTTATGGAGATAATACTCCATAAATAcgtataatttttatgtttttatatagcttaattttttaaattaaaacaaaactaggGGAAAGTAAAAAGCTGAACCTAGCCAAGCACCTATCTTAGGGATATCCTAAGGTGGGCTTGAATTAAGAACTGtaggacaggggctggagagatggctcagaggttaagagcactggctgctcttccagaaatcCTGGAATTgaatgagttcaattcccagcaaccacatggtggctcacaactgtagaacaaaacaaaaaacctgtaggacagccaggcaatggtggcacacacctttaatagcagcactcaggaggcagaggcaatcgaatttctgtgagtttgaggccagcctggtctacaaagcaagttccaggatagccaggctgtttgttacacagagaagcctgtctacacacacacacacacacacacacacacacacacacacacacacacgtaggacAGCAGCTGTAGAGAAGATTCAATGGTTAAGACAGCGtggtgcttttccagaggacctgaattctgttcccagcatccaggcaggtggctcacaactacctgtatataactccagctccagacttTCTGGatgtgaaggggccccaaaatagcttgaccacacagcagccatgacaggcttaggggcctagacatagcttctgtgacaggcttactgacaggcagcacccagatccaggaaaagccttaagctgataccacccagagATCTACTCAgcggtgaggaagtacctgacatcccaaacattctaactattagataaggtggccagatgtctttgagtctagcacacacctattttttgttttacagatacccctagacaattgtcagccaagcagggtcctggaccctggaaatcccctcaccccaacctctgctatgataaaacctctgccccacctgaggtcagggctctctgctctcaccggacagacagagggaccaagctctggagcttgaaataaaggctctttgcttttacatgtgggattcggtctctgtggtggtcttttgggggctcCCCGCGATCTGGCATAACACTGGACTCTGCAGACAGCTCCACTCACATAAGCACATAAGTAAAAATGGCtgggcaggggttggggatttagctcagtggtagagcgcttgcctagcaatcgcaaggccctgggttcggttctcagcttgaagaaaaaaaaagctggactatggtggcacatacctttaacacagcacttgggaggcagaagcagaaggatctctgagtttgaagccattacagagtgagttccagaacagccagggctacacagagaaaccctgtcatgaaaaaccaaagtaaagaaatatatatcaaaatataaatgaattctaaaaaaaaaaaagtaagacaatAAGATTATGAgagaaaagccgggcggtggcggcgcacgcctttaatcccagcactcgggaggcagaggcaggtggatctctgtgagttcgaggccagcctgggctaccaagtgagttccaggaaaggcacaaagctacacagagaaaccctgtctcgaaaaaccaaaaaaaaaaaaaaaaaaaaagaaaagattatgagagaaaataaaagtaattttaataggCTTGTATAGGTCCATTTCAGGGTGATATCAGTCTCCAACAATAAGAATGTTCATCTTCTTCCTCGGCGCTGCCTGCGAAGTGGCTGCCATCTGTGTAGCGGCATCATGGCTGCCCTCCGGCCTCTGGTGAAGCCCAAGATCCTCAAAAGGAGGACCAAGAAGTTCATCCGACACCAGTCAGACCGATATGTCAAAATTAAGCGAAAATGGCGGAAACCCAGAGGTATCGACAACAGGGTGTGGAGAAGATTCAAGGGCCAGATCCTCATGCCTAACATTGGTTACGGGAGCAACAAGAAAACCAAGCACATGCTCCCTAGCGGCTTCCGGAAGTTTCTGGTCCACAATGTCAAGGAGCTGGAAGTGCTGCTGTTGTGCAACAAATCTTACTGTGCTGAGATTGCTCACAATGTTTCCTCCAAGAACCGAAAAGCCATCGTGGAAAGAGCTGTACAGCTGGCCATCAGAGTCACCAATCCCAACGCCAGGCTACGCAGCGAAGAAAACGAGTAGATGGCTTGCCTCTCTGTTTCATTGTgtttaaataaaaccacaaaaaatgaaaaaaaaaaagttcatcttttttatttgttggttttgttttgcttcttgtgtgggttttgttgttgcttaagAGAgagtcttgggctggagagatggctcatgggttaagagcactcttccagaagtcctgaaaTTGAATGAGTTCaatttcagcacccacatggtcgctcacaactatctatagtgtgatctgatgccctcttctggcataaagttgtacctGCAGctagaacactcatacacataaaataaataaataaatcttagaaaatcctttttaaaaaaagagggggactgggcagtggtggcgcacgcctttaattccagcactcgggaagcagagccaggtggatctctgtgagttcgaggccagcctgggctaccaagtgagttccaggaaaggcgcaaaactacgcagagaaaccctgtctcgaaaaaaccaaaaaaaaaaaaaaaaaaaaaagaaggggagaggggtcTTATCATGTAATTCAgggtggtctggaactcactgtgtaaattagtctggcctccacctcacagaTAATCTGACTGCCTTGCCTCCAgaatactgggatcaaaggtgtgtgccacttggccgggcagtggtggcacatgcctttgatcccagcactcgggttgcagagccaggcagatctctgtgagttcaaggccagcttgggctacagagtgagttccaggaaagtcacaaagctacacagagaaaccctgtctcgaaaaacaaacaaacaaacaaacatacaaacaaacaaaaaggtgtgtgccaccacatctggcgtataatgttattttctttttcttttttgttgtttgttttgtttgtttttgtttttcaagataggctttgtctgtgtagttctggctgtcctggaattcactctgtagaccagattggctttgaattcacactcacctacctctgcccaccaagtactgggattaaaggcttgtaccaccaccaccaccaccaccaccaccaccaccaccaccaccaccaccaccaccacctggcctataatgttattttcttaatcaggcatggtggcatatgcctgtatcCCACCCAGGCCAAGGCAGAAGAATTACtcgagtttgagtctagcctgggtaACACAGTGAGTTCCATACCAGACTAGGCTATACAAtgtggccctgtctcaaaacaaacaacaatggaacccaaaagcaaaaataagaacaaacaaaagaaagagaatgtcATCTTTCTGGTTCAAGGAGGGGATGCTTTCTCATAGGAAATATCTTGATTTGGCTTTAGAtggatatgtgtctgtgtttctgtgtgtgtgattagaAGCTTTCCTGCTGTGTTTTATGTACCCTTAGCTCAAAATAACCACCATGCCAAAGTGGTACATTTGGGAGTAGCATGTTCTGAAATCATCAATAGGCAACCAGAGGATTACACCTATTTCTTCAAGGTCTCCAATCCAGAGCAAAGCCTTACTTCCTTGAACTCTTCCCCCAAAGCATCCAACATTGACAATCTCTTCTTACAGCCACGTCCCATCTTCTGGAGGTCATTCACCTCAAAGCCCCAGGGGGACTGAGAAACTTGGAAAGTTGGCTTGACTGGGAGCACTGTGGAAACTTCTAATAAGGAGACTCATGTGCCCTACCCTTCCAGACTGCAGGGGAACTGACCTGTAGATGGACCCTTCCATCCCCAAAGCTCCCCCtttcctgtgataaaatgccaaGACGCTCCAGGCCGCTGGGCAGTCTCACTTCCTTGGAGAGACTGCAGCCCTTCAGTTGCAAGAACAGCTCTGCTTCTGGAGAAAAAGTCTGCTTCCTTTTACTGTCTCATCACCTCCAGCTCCTGATCTAACACCTTCCCTCTACTACGCATTCTCCAttgtgaaaatgagaaaagaggcagaaagtaTGGGGCAAGAAAGCGACACGCGGTAGGGTTATTTTCTAAAAGTTTGTTATTAGGGCCAGAGAAACGACTCAGCCGTCAAGAGccgtggctgctcttccagacaactCCCAGCACTTACAGGagagctcactactgtctgtagctccagttccaggggatccgatgctctCTTTGGCCTTCAAGGGGACCAGACACTCaagtgctgcacagacatacacacaggagagattttataaatagaaaattgtCAATGATAATGGTGTGCATGAGTGAATGTGCTCCGCATTCCCGtggagagctcagaggacaatgtggagttgggtctctcctttACAGGGGTTCTGGGGAGCAAACACAGGTGCTTTGCCCACTAAGCTTGCTTGCTTGCcacccttgagacagagtctcatgtcacccaccctggccttgaactcattgtctGTCtggtaatctcagcatttggaaggtagaggcaggaggaccatgagagtttaaggccagcctctattacatagcaagttggaagccagcctgtgtTAAGAGcaattggctgctcttccaaagaattcaagttcaaatcctagcacccacatcaacaCTCAAGCAATCTGTGACTTCCGGTTCTGTCCTTCTCAggacatgtggtacacagacacacctgcaggCAACACCTAGACACATGAAGGAGTGaattacaaaaatgtaaaagaccggagaggaaaaggagaaggtgtTCCAGCCGAGGGGACAGGAAATGCAAAGACCAGAAAGGAATAGTGAGCTGTGTTGGATTCATGAACAACAGAAACACTTAGTGCCAGGTTTTCCCAGAATCTGCTTTTTAGAACTGGGATGTTTTCCATGATGGCTAGAACTAATTGTCAGCAAATGGAAACCTGCCTTGCACACACCAACAAAACGCTTGGTTTCAGGTTGTGGTTTTGAGGCACCTTTAACCCAGAGTGTGCTTTGTTTCCTCATTTCACAATAAAACCTCTGCCTGGTGGCCTGATGTCATTCATTCCCAGCTGATGAGCCACCAGATGCAGGATGCACGagtgtattttatatgtgtatcttCAAGATGTTAATCTGATAAAGGGGTACACAGTATAGTGTTGCTCTGGTTTCAGGCTGTGGCCATG includes the following:
- the LOC114699669 gene encoding 60S ribosomal protein L32-like — translated: MAALRPLVKPKILKRRTKKFIRHQSDRYVKIKRKWRKPRGIDNRVWRRFKGQILMPNIGYGSNKKTKHMLPSGFRKFLVHNVKELEVLLLCNKSYCAEIAHNVSSKNRKAIVERAVQLAIRVTNPNARLRSEENE